AACCTATTTAAGATAATAACCTTGATACCGggaaaaatattattattatagcGATTTTATAGTTTTTTTAGAGTAAAAATACAACATCTCTGTTATGTTGAAACCttaacaaaaatattattttagagaGGTTATTACGTAATCGATAAACTATAAGAGCTATTTGAGAAAGACAATAGTACAGATTGAAcgatataattttatttatcattttttatgtgttttaataataataataataataataataataataataataatgttttgttaaaaattattttttggttCACATCAATAAGATATGAATTATGCTTAAtctaatattaatttaatttatccCGTATCAgggtttacattattttattttagcccgaggCTATTACTACGACTAAAtccaactaattatttttagtttaattctaattatttatgtccggatcaataagataattttgttttaccCCAAATAgttagtatatatgattttgtttTAGTTGGTCAAagtatattttgattttaattttgtgttagtatggatcaattgtataatatattttttatcttAGATGACTAATCTATATTATTTTGTTTGTCCTAATTCTATTTTATAGTTTTTTCCGTATGagtaatatttattattttgtcttaacccgataattatatttagtttgattaaaatattttttgtcCAAAGTTTAGTTAGAATAATATATAACTAAATATAGATTATAATTTAAAACTGGCAGAAgaatttgactttaatattaattaataatgatatagagtttgatatgaaatataatttatATTGTTAGAGGATGTTGACTATAATATCAATTAGAATTGAAATTGACTGATCCAACAACTCACTAATTAGAATTAAGATAATTAactaagggtaattaagtaatttcagtaAGTACCGACggaccgactaccaaacttttaatgtttcgtctattgtaatatagtatagatatctATTGTGGCAgtatgaaaaatgaaataaatgaGTTTACAGAGGTGTGGTGGGAATGAAGCTGGAATTCAGAGATAAATTTGTTCGTAAGTAGTTGCTGGAATGCTGGATTGATTGTCGATTTAAAGATAGAAGAAATGACCGAGAAAagatgtgtatatatataatatacatatgcGTATATGTATTAAGAAcgataatgatgatgatgatgtaCAAACGGGGGATATGTAATGATAACATCACTCTTGCCAAAAATAGTGTAAAATATGGACAGTGCATAAGTATGAAGGTCATGTGTATATTAGATTTAAATGTATTATTATTATgattaaatatatttaaaaaaacaaGAATATATGCTTAGTTCTTAACTCTAATTTAAGTACTTACATATACATCCACCACTGCAGGTTAGTCTACTTACTCAATGATATGTTTTTGAAAATTTGAATTGTTTTGTGTTTTTACGTTACactattttaattatatataaaattcCTAAGAAATTCTTAAATTATAGTATATTGTTATGATTACATATGAAATTTTTATAAAAAGCTCAACTTAGTTTCactttttaaatatatatatatatatatccatatatatcacATTAATAACgtataatatttcaaaaataataatatatgatATTTCAGAAATTAGGAGTTATCTATTTCAAAAATCAAAATTGTCAAATTATACGATTTACATGGAACCCGTGCTTTGCACGGGTTATCATGCTAGTGATCTATAATAATACAACATATTATTGCTtgaaatattcaatatatattagtttttaaatttTAGGAGATTGATATAGGTAACTCCTTAAAGTAAAATAACTTTTTAATCCCTTATATTTTAGGTAACCaataatttaatatattataagGGTTTAAAATTGGGAACCCTTTGAAGTTGGTCTAATATTTAAAAGGAGGGTGACATTAGGAATGTTGGAGAGATTCTTTGTATGTTTGGGTTGTAATTCATGCTGTGCAAGCCGAATTATTAAGCGAATATAATTTGAGCCGAATTTAATCTAGTGGAGTTGACTTGTTTAATTAATGTAACCTAAAATTTTTATCTGAACTCAACTCGTTTAATTTTATAAGTCGAGTCGGCTCGTTTAAACGAGTCGGCGATTTTAATGAGTCGAATGAGCCGAGTCGTTTAATTTTACACTTAATCGAGTATAAACCTTTACCCGAATTCAACTAGTTTATTTTCACGAGTCGAGTTAAGCCATCTCATATTTGAAATCTCTGTCGGAACTCGACGCGTTTAAATAAAGACATAACCACTTACATAAGTTCGAGCCGAGAGAGCTCATGAGCCGTTTCTCTCAAAATACAACCATATTCATATGTGTGAAAAAAGTCTAATGGTTGTCCTCTTATACATATTGATATTCCTATAATTTTAAACTAAAAAATTATTTTCGATGTTAAAACAGAGTTTATGGTCTAATGATTAGACGTGGAATAACACTAAACATAtccaaaatataaatatatatgaattaCTTAATCTTAAAGTATatgttttttttataataaaagtaTATATTTGTTAATTCAATTTATCCCCTTCATGCTGGATGACAATTATAACACCATCTatacttaattttatatttagcatcaaatatttgttatttTAAATTTAAGTTTAGCATATCACTTGaattaaaatttttgttttgatgttATAATTTTCCGATGTGCGAAAATTTTTCAAGAacaaataatttttgaatttcaattcccataaataattaatccatttcaaaaataaaatatttgaattaacaAATCAATTCAATAAACATAATTTATACACTCATGTCATGTCCGAAGTCCCAACAGACGCCAGGTAACAAGACACATAAACACATACATGTGATTGGGGTTTATAAACAAAAATTGGGATTTTCTTGAATCTACAAATAATAATCTAGTTGCTGAAGTAATAATGGGAATTCCATCAGAACTGAGAGATTTGTGGGCTGCTAAAACCAAAAATTCAATCTTTATTGCTTCTCCTTCTGAGGATCAGAGGCTCATTAATTCAAGAAAATGCACCCAAGGTCTTTTCTTTTTACTCTTTCTTCACTAGATTAGCCCTTTTTTAAAATAAAGATTGAATCTTTTTATCTTTATATTTGATAAAAGTTGTTTTTTTGGTGCTTTCTAGTGTTTGGTGATGTTGGGTCAATCAATTTTTACatcatttcttcatttttcaaTTTTCTTTAGTAAAGATTCAAACTTTTTAAGTTTTTATTTGATATAAGTTGGTTTTTTGGTGTTTTTTAGTGTTGGGTGATGTTGGGTCAATCAAAATTTTAGACcatttcttgaatttttattgcTTTAGTAAAGATCCCAACTTTTTATTATTTTGATTTGGCATAGGTTCAATTCTTGATCTTAAATATCTCTTATAAGTTTATGGGTTGTGGAAATGTATGTAAAATGTGTTAATTTGTTTATGCTGTTTAAGTGCCTTTAGCTATGTAATTTGTAAGGAATGAGTTTTTGAGAAAATTAGGGTATTTGAAGAGATTATATATAAATTCTTGAATTCTAGAGAATTGCATTATTTGGGGATTTCTGAATTTGAGGCACTTTCCTAATtgttgttttctgtttgattgaGTTAATTATGAACTATGAATTCTCAACATGACAAGTATGTTATTTATCTCATTTAATGTTGCATATTGTAGTATTGAAATTGAGGTTAACTCTGCAAGAAATGAAATAAAAGTCTGAGCTTTAATAGGTTATTGTAGAAGCTGGATTGATCATCATTTGTAACTAAGTACTTCTACGAGACTGCAATTAGTTTTTGATTAAACGTCTTGTTGAGTTTACATGTAGCAGCTAGGGTTGTGGTTACGTATTTCAATTATCATACGTCAATTGATTTCGTAATTTGAATGAATTGCAGAGGGTGTACGTGCTGGAGCTAAGGCAGCTGCAGTTGCTTGTGTTGTCAGTGCTGTGCCTACGGTATGTACACTTTATATTGTATTTTCTTTCTGACTTCTGTGTCAAGTCTAATACTCTGCTAAGATATATAATAGCTTCCCATTTACATGCAAAGAACTGGAGGTCTATCTTTCTGTAAGAACCGAGGACTCGAAGTATCTTTAAGTAGGATAATTTTTTGTAGTTAAGGTGTTAATTACAATGCAGCTTCAAGCTTTGGCCATTTTGTGGCTGTGTGATGACTAATGATACTTGATAACAATAACAATATTTCCCTTGTATTTGTATTTGATCTGTATGAGTACAGATCTGGTTTCGAGAATAGACACAAAGATAAATTTGCATTTTACAATAGTTCTTGTTGTTATTAATTTTATGGTGATAATGTTAGCAAGTTAAAATTTGTTCTAATTTTTGTTCTTTTTCTTCCAAATGTTTTTAGTTGGCTGCTTGTCGTATGATACCATGGGCTAAGGCACACCTCAACTATACTGCTCAGGCTCTCATCATATCTGGCGGTATGCTAATGATTCCCACTAAACAGAACTTCTCATCATTACCAGTTTTGTTTCTTTACATTTCTAAGTCAGCTGAAATTTGTGAATTATATATGCCAAAAATGTTAAGAATTACATGCATAATCATATCCTGACCTTGTCGAAAAAGGTTTACATCAAACTTCATGATCATGGGAAAGGGCAACCTGGCTTTTATATTTTTGGT
This sequence is a window from Apium graveolens cultivar Ventura chromosome 9, ASM990537v1, whole genome shotgun sequence. Protein-coding genes within it:
- the LOC141684531 gene encoding early nodulin-93-like — its product is MGIPSELRDLWAAKTKNSIFIASPSEDQRLINSRKCTQEGVRAGAKAAAVACVVSAVPTLAACRMIPWAKAHLNYTAQALIISGASIAAYFITADKTILECARRNAEAEYRKSA